The Chanos chanos chromosome 6, fChaCha1.1, whole genome shotgun sequence genome includes a region encoding these proteins:
- the elmo2 gene encoding engulfment and cell motility protein 2 isoform X2: MPPPSDIVKVAIEWPGANAQLIEIDQKKPLSSIIREVCDGWSLSGSEQFALRYADGPQLYITEQSRGEIKNGTILRLAISPARAARQLLERIQSHGIDARLEALKELAKLSADPTFATEFINMEGIGTLARLVESGTHFGEMLAFTLTAFLELMDHGIVSWDLISLSFIKQIAGYVNQPMVDVSILQRSLAILESMVLNSHSLYQRVAQEITVGQLIGHLSNQEIQTYAIALINALFLKAPEDRRQEMASTLAQKHLRSIILNHIIRGNRPIKAEMAHQLYVLQVLTFNLLEERMMTKMDPTDQAQRDIIFELRRIAFDGDNDPSGTEKRKAMYTKDYKMLGFTNHVNPALDFTQTPPGMLALDNMLYLAKLHQDTYIRIVLENSSREDKHECPFGRCAIELTRMLCEILQVGELPNEGCNDYHPMFFTHDRAWEEFFCVCIQLLNKTWKEMRATAEDFNKVMQVVREQICRALAMKPSSLEQFKSKLRNLSYSEILRLRQSERMSQDDFQSPPIIELRERIQPEILELIKQQRLNRLCEGSCFRKLGNRRRQEKFWFCRLSLNHKVLHYGDLDETPQGEVPFELLTDKIPVSDIKSVVTGKDCPHMKEKSALKQNKEVLELAFSILYDPDEALNFVAPNKYEYCIWTDGLCALLGREMGSDLTRSDLDTLISMEMKLRLLDLENITIPEAPPPVPKEPSTYNFTYNYG; the protein is encoded by the exons TTGGTCTCTGTCTGGATCAGAACAGTTTGCTCTTCGCTATGCTGATGGTCCTCAACTCTACATCACTGaacag agcCGTGGGGAGATCAAGAATGGTACCATTCTACGATTAGCCATTTCTCCC GCACGTGCGGCACGGCAGCTCCTGGAGAGGATCCAGTCTCATGGCATCGACGCCCGTCTGGAGGCCCTGAAGGAACTGGCCAAGCTGTCGGCCGACCCCACCTTCGCCACCGAGTTCATCAACATGGAAGGCATCGGAACTCTAGCCCGGCTGGTGGAGAGCGGCACACA tTTCGGTGAGATGCTGGCCTTCACTCTGACTGCGTTCCTGGAGCTGATGGACCACGGCATTGTGTCCTGGGACCTGATCTCCCTGTCCTTCATTAAACAG ATTGCAGGTTATGTGAACCAACCGATGGTGGATGTCTCCATTCTCCAGCGTTCACTGGCCATCCTGGAGAGCATGGTATTAAACAGTCACAGCCTGTACCAGCGTGTGGCCCAGGAGATCACCGTGGGACAGCTCATCGGACACCT GTCCAATCAAGAGATTCAGACCTATGCCATCGCACTCATTAATGCACTGTTCCTCAAGGCTCCTGAGGACAGACGTCAG GAGATGGCCAGCACGTTGGCCCAGAAACACTTGCGTTCTATCATCCTAAAT CACATCATCCGTGGGAATCGACCAATCAAAGCTGAGATGGCACACCAGCTTTACGTGTTGCAGGTgttgacctttaaccttttaGAGGAACGTATGATGACGAAAATGGACCCTACTGATCAG GCTCAGCGGGACATCATTTTTGAACTGCGGAGGATTGCGTTTGACGGTGATAATGACCCCAGTGGCACTGAGAAAAGGAAGGCCATGTACACTAAGGATTACAAGATGCTGGGCTTTACT AACCATGTCAATCCAGCCCTGGACTTTACACAGACTCCTCCAGGGATGTTAGCCCTGGACAACATGCTGTACCTGGCCAAGCTCCACCAGGACACCTACATCAGG ATTGTTCTAGAGAACAGCAGTCGCGAGGACAAACATGAGTGTCCTTTTGGCCGCTGTGCCATCGAGTTGACGCGCATGCTGTGTGAGATACTGCAGGTGGGAGAACTGC caaaTGAGGGCTGTAATGACTACCACCCCATGTTCTTCACACACGACCGCGCCTGGGAGgagtttttctgtgtctgtatccaGCTCCTCAACAAGACCTGGAAAGAGATGAGAGCCACTGCAGAGGACTTCAACAAg gtaaTGCAGGTGGTGCGGGAGCAGATCTGTAGGGCTCTAGCTATGAAGCCTTCTTCTCTGGAGCAGTTTAAGAGTAAACTGCGCAATCTGAGTTATTCTGAGATTTTGCGTCTCAGACAATCTGAGAGAATGAGCCAGGACGACTTCCAGTCTCCTCCAATCAT tgaactgcGAGAAAGGATTCAGCCTGAGATTCTGGAGCTGATTAAACAGCAGAGACTGAACCGATTGTGTGAAGGGAGCTGCTTTCGTAAGCTGGGTAACCGACGGCGACAAG aaaaGTTCTGGTTCTGTCGTCTCTCCCTAAACCATAAGGTTCTGCATTATGGGGACCTGGACGAAACACCACAGGGCGAGGTGCCTTTTGAACTGCTCACAGACAAGA TCCCAGTGTCTGATATTAAGTCTGTGGTGACAGGGAAGGACTGTCcacacatgaaagagaaaagtgcTCTCAAACAGAACAAG gAGGTTCTGGAGCTGGCCTTCTCTATCCTTTATGATCCAGATGAGGCCCTAAACTTTGTGGCTCCAAACAAATATGAG TACTGTATCTGGACAGATGGACTGTGTGCCCTGCtggggagagagatgggaagtGACCTCACACGCAGCGACCTTGACACTCTCATTAGCATGGAGATGAAGCTCCGCCTTCTTGACCTGGAGAATATCACTATCCCAGAAGCCCCACCCCCAGTGCCAAAGGAGCCCAGCACTTATAATTTCACCTACAATTAtggctga
- the elmo2 gene encoding engulfment and cell motility protein 2 isoform X3 has product MPPPSDIVKVAIEWPGANAQLIEIDQKKPLSSIIREVCDGWSLSGSEQFALRYADGPQLYITEQSRGEIKNGTILRLAISPARAARQLLERIQSHGIDARLEALKELAKLSADPTFATEFINMEGIGTLARLVESGTHFGEMLAFTLTAFLELMDHGIVSWDLISLSFIKQIAGYVNQPMVDVSILQRSLAILESMVLNSHSLYQRVAQEITVGQLIGHLQVSNQEIQTYAIALINALFLKAPEDRRQEEHTNPLDQCLTEMASTLAQKHLRSIILNHIIRGNRPIKAEMAHQLYVLQVLTFNLLEERMMTKMDPTDQAQRDIIFELRRIAFDGDNDPSGTEKRKAMYTKDYKMLGFTNHVNPALDFTQTPPGMLALDNMLYLAKLHQDTYIRIVLENSSREDKHECPFGRCAIELTRMLCEILQVGELPNEGCNDYHPMFFTHDRAWEEFFCVCIQLLNKTWKEMRATAEDFNKVMQVVREQICRALAMKPSSLEQFKSKLRNLSYSEILRLRQSERMSQDDFQSPPIIELRERIQPEILELIKQQRLNRLCEGSCFRKLGNRRRQEKFWFCRLSLNHKVLHYGDLDETPQGEVPFELLTDKIPVSDIKSVVTGKDCPHMKEKSALKQNKEVLELAFSILYDPDEALNFVAPNKYEYCIWTDGLCALLGREMGSDLTRSDLDTLISMEMKLRLLDLENITIPEAPPPVPKEPSTYNFTYNYG; this is encoded by the exons TTGGTCTCTGTCTGGATCAGAACAGTTTGCTCTTCGCTATGCTGATGGTCCTCAACTCTACATCACTGaacag agcCGTGGGGAGATCAAGAATGGTACCATTCTACGATTAGCCATTTCTCCC GCACGTGCGGCACGGCAGCTCCTGGAGAGGATCCAGTCTCATGGCATCGACGCCCGTCTGGAGGCCCTGAAGGAACTGGCCAAGCTGTCGGCCGACCCCACCTTCGCCACCGAGTTCATCAACATGGAAGGCATCGGAACTCTAGCCCGGCTGGTGGAGAGCGGCACACA tTTCGGTGAGATGCTGGCCTTCACTCTGACTGCGTTCCTGGAGCTGATGGACCACGGCATTGTGTCCTGGGACCTGATCTCCCTGTCCTTCATTAAACAG ATTGCAGGTTATGTGAACCAACCGATGGTGGATGTCTCCATTCTCCAGCGTTCACTGGCCATCCTGGAGAGCATGGTATTAAACAGTCACAGCCTGTACCAGCGTGTGGCCCAGGAGATCACCGTGGGACAGCTCATCGGACACCTGCAagt GTCCAATCAAGAGATTCAGACCTATGCCATCGCACTCATTAATGCACTGTTCCTCAAGGCTCCTGAGGACAGACGTCAG GAGGAGCATACTAACCCACTGGACCAGTGCCTCACT GAGATGGCCAGCACGTTGGCCCAGAAACACTTGCGTTCTATCATCCTAAAT CACATCATCCGTGGGAATCGACCAATCAAAGCTGAGATGGCACACCAGCTTTACGTGTTGCAGGTgttgacctttaaccttttaGAGGAACGTATGATGACGAAAATGGACCCTACTGATCAG GCTCAGCGGGACATCATTTTTGAACTGCGGAGGATTGCGTTTGACGGTGATAATGACCCCAGTGGCACTGAGAAAAGGAAGGCCATGTACACTAAGGATTACAAGATGCTGGGCTTTACT AACCATGTCAATCCAGCCCTGGACTTTACACAGACTCCTCCAGGGATGTTAGCCCTGGACAACATGCTGTACCTGGCCAAGCTCCACCAGGACACCTACATCAGG ATTGTTCTAGAGAACAGCAGTCGCGAGGACAAACATGAGTGTCCTTTTGGCCGCTGTGCCATCGAGTTGACGCGCATGCTGTGTGAGATACTGCAGGTGGGAGAACTGC caaaTGAGGGCTGTAATGACTACCACCCCATGTTCTTCACACACGACCGCGCCTGGGAGgagtttttctgtgtctgtatccaGCTCCTCAACAAGACCTGGAAAGAGATGAGAGCCACTGCAGAGGACTTCAACAAg gtaaTGCAGGTGGTGCGGGAGCAGATCTGTAGGGCTCTAGCTATGAAGCCTTCTTCTCTGGAGCAGTTTAAGAGTAAACTGCGCAATCTGAGTTATTCTGAGATTTTGCGTCTCAGACAATCTGAGAGAATGAGCCAGGACGACTTCCAGTCTCCTCCAATCAT tgaactgcGAGAAAGGATTCAGCCTGAGATTCTGGAGCTGATTAAACAGCAGAGACTGAACCGATTGTGTGAAGGGAGCTGCTTTCGTAAGCTGGGTAACCGACGGCGACAAG aaaaGTTCTGGTTCTGTCGTCTCTCCCTAAACCATAAGGTTCTGCATTATGGGGACCTGGACGAAACACCACAGGGCGAGGTGCCTTTTGAACTGCTCACAGACAAGA TCCCAGTGTCTGATATTAAGTCTGTGGTGACAGGGAAGGACTGTCcacacatgaaagagaaaagtgcTCTCAAACAGAACAAG gAGGTTCTGGAGCTGGCCTTCTCTATCCTTTATGATCCAGATGAGGCCCTAAACTTTGTGGCTCCAAACAAATATGAG TACTGTATCTGGACAGATGGACTGTGTGCCCTGCtggggagagagatgggaagtGACCTCACACGCAGCGACCTTGACACTCTCATTAGCATGGAGATGAAGCTCCGCCTTCTTGACCTGGAGAATATCACTATCCCAGAAGCCCCACCCCCAGTGCCAAAGGAGCCCAGCACTTATAATTTCACCTACAATTAtggctga
- the elmo2 gene encoding engulfment and cell motility protein 2 isoform X1, which yields MPPPSDIVKVAIEWPGANAQLIEIDQKKPLSSIIREVCDGWSLSGSEQFALRYADGPQLYITEQSRGEIKNGTILRLAISPARAARQLLERIQSHGIDARLEALKELAKLSADPTFATEFINMEGIGTLARLVESGTHFGEMLAFTLTAFLELMDHGIVSWDLISLSFIKQIAGYVNQPMVDVSILQRSLAILESMVLNSHSLYQRVAQEITVGQLIGHLQVSNQEIQTYAIALINALFLKAPEDRRQEMASTLAQKHLRSIILNHIIRGNRPIKAEMAHQLYVLQVLTFNLLEERMMTKMDPTDQAQRDIIFELRRIAFDGDNDPSGTEKRKAMYTKDYKMLGFTNHVNPALDFTQTPPGMLALDNMLYLAKLHQDTYIRIVLENSSREDKHECPFGRCAIELTRMLCEILQVGELPNEGCNDYHPMFFTHDRAWEEFFCVCIQLLNKTWKEMRATAEDFNKVMQVVREQICRALAMKPSSLEQFKSKLRNLSYSEILRLRQSERMSQDDFQSPPIIELRERIQPEILELIKQQRLNRLCEGSCFRKLGNRRRQEKFWFCRLSLNHKVLHYGDLDETPQGEVPFELLTDKIPVSDIKSVVTGKDCPHMKEKSALKQNKEVLELAFSILYDPDEALNFVAPNKYEYCIWTDGLCALLGREMGSDLTRSDLDTLISMEMKLRLLDLENITIPEAPPPVPKEPSTYNFTYNYG from the exons TTGGTCTCTGTCTGGATCAGAACAGTTTGCTCTTCGCTATGCTGATGGTCCTCAACTCTACATCACTGaacag agcCGTGGGGAGATCAAGAATGGTACCATTCTACGATTAGCCATTTCTCCC GCACGTGCGGCACGGCAGCTCCTGGAGAGGATCCAGTCTCATGGCATCGACGCCCGTCTGGAGGCCCTGAAGGAACTGGCCAAGCTGTCGGCCGACCCCACCTTCGCCACCGAGTTCATCAACATGGAAGGCATCGGAACTCTAGCCCGGCTGGTGGAGAGCGGCACACA tTTCGGTGAGATGCTGGCCTTCACTCTGACTGCGTTCCTGGAGCTGATGGACCACGGCATTGTGTCCTGGGACCTGATCTCCCTGTCCTTCATTAAACAG ATTGCAGGTTATGTGAACCAACCGATGGTGGATGTCTCCATTCTCCAGCGTTCACTGGCCATCCTGGAGAGCATGGTATTAAACAGTCACAGCCTGTACCAGCGTGTGGCCCAGGAGATCACCGTGGGACAGCTCATCGGACACCTGCAagt GTCCAATCAAGAGATTCAGACCTATGCCATCGCACTCATTAATGCACTGTTCCTCAAGGCTCCTGAGGACAGACGTCAG GAGATGGCCAGCACGTTGGCCCAGAAACACTTGCGTTCTATCATCCTAAAT CACATCATCCGTGGGAATCGACCAATCAAAGCTGAGATGGCACACCAGCTTTACGTGTTGCAGGTgttgacctttaaccttttaGAGGAACGTATGATGACGAAAATGGACCCTACTGATCAG GCTCAGCGGGACATCATTTTTGAACTGCGGAGGATTGCGTTTGACGGTGATAATGACCCCAGTGGCACTGAGAAAAGGAAGGCCATGTACACTAAGGATTACAAGATGCTGGGCTTTACT AACCATGTCAATCCAGCCCTGGACTTTACACAGACTCCTCCAGGGATGTTAGCCCTGGACAACATGCTGTACCTGGCCAAGCTCCACCAGGACACCTACATCAGG ATTGTTCTAGAGAACAGCAGTCGCGAGGACAAACATGAGTGTCCTTTTGGCCGCTGTGCCATCGAGTTGACGCGCATGCTGTGTGAGATACTGCAGGTGGGAGAACTGC caaaTGAGGGCTGTAATGACTACCACCCCATGTTCTTCACACACGACCGCGCCTGGGAGgagtttttctgtgtctgtatccaGCTCCTCAACAAGACCTGGAAAGAGATGAGAGCCACTGCAGAGGACTTCAACAAg gtaaTGCAGGTGGTGCGGGAGCAGATCTGTAGGGCTCTAGCTATGAAGCCTTCTTCTCTGGAGCAGTTTAAGAGTAAACTGCGCAATCTGAGTTATTCTGAGATTTTGCGTCTCAGACAATCTGAGAGAATGAGCCAGGACGACTTCCAGTCTCCTCCAATCAT tgaactgcGAGAAAGGATTCAGCCTGAGATTCTGGAGCTGATTAAACAGCAGAGACTGAACCGATTGTGTGAAGGGAGCTGCTTTCGTAAGCTGGGTAACCGACGGCGACAAG aaaaGTTCTGGTTCTGTCGTCTCTCCCTAAACCATAAGGTTCTGCATTATGGGGACCTGGACGAAACACCACAGGGCGAGGTGCCTTTTGAACTGCTCACAGACAAGA TCCCAGTGTCTGATATTAAGTCTGTGGTGACAGGGAAGGACTGTCcacacatgaaagagaaaagtgcTCTCAAACAGAACAAG gAGGTTCTGGAGCTGGCCTTCTCTATCCTTTATGATCCAGATGAGGCCCTAAACTTTGTGGCTCCAAACAAATATGAG TACTGTATCTGGACAGATGGACTGTGTGCCCTGCtggggagagagatgggaagtGACCTCACACGCAGCGACCTTGACACTCTCATTAGCATGGAGATGAAGCTCCGCCTTCTTGACCTGGAGAATATCACTATCCCAGAAGCCCCACCCCCAGTGCCAAAGGAGCCCAGCACTTATAATTTCACCTACAATTAtggctga